The Candidatus Culexarchaeum yellowstonense genome includes a window with the following:
- a CDS encoding amidohydrolase codes for MVDMIIRGGHLLTMKGNGVGYIENGAIAIEDGRIIAVGKSGDVESKVGGAEDRIYAHGKIVMPGLINAHVHTYMTIARGLCQDVPEIEWMIKTVSPLTKHLTSELTVKSSRLAVLEGVKTGTTLFSDYGPYMMEINSEVHSKMGVRALTCTPISEVKSLVGQSPYEPYQFDLELGERRIKEAMQLIEKWHNWGNGRIRCCLGPVAADMLTKETLLKVKEVAEELNLPIHFHLAQGGREEIQIKLKYNTTTVKYLESIGFLSEKVMGVHCHGASDEELKIMVSRRVKMVSCPTAIALIDGLISPLNQYIQLGGMACIGSDQANGNNSVNMFNEMRMAAILNKVKHKDPTVLPAWKILRLATIEGAQCIGFGDLVGSLEEGKRADIIILNLKKPNLTPVIDRPIRNITFNLVHSANGSEVETVIIDGKVVVENGVYKVMSEEGIIEDAQKASNKLMDMAAEDYVNSNPLIMKYARENLI; via the coding sequence ATGGTTGACATGATAATTAGAGGGGGACATTTATTAACTATGAAAGGTAATGGTGTTGGATACATTGAAAATGGAGCTATAGCCATAGAAGATGGAAGGATAATTGCTGTTGGGAAGAGTGGGGATGTGGAATCAAAAGTTGGTGGAGCAGAAGATAGGATATATGCCCATGGAAAAATAGTTATGCCTGGACTAATAAACGCCCACGTCCACACATACATGACCATAGCCAGAGGATTATGCCAAGACGTCCCAGAAATAGAATGGATGATAAAGACAGTTTCACCACTAACAAAACACCTAACATCAGAATTAACTGTGAAATCATCTAGACTCGCAGTTCTGGAGGGGGTGAAGACTGGCACAACCCTATTCTCAGATTACGGCCCATACATGATGGAAATAAATAGTGAAGTACATTCCAAAATGGGGGTTAGAGCATTAACATGCACACCAATAAGCGAAGTTAAAAGTCTAGTTGGGCAAAGCCCATATGAACCATACCAATTCGACTTAGAACTTGGAGAAAGGAGGATTAAGGAGGCGATGCAACTAATTGAGAAGTGGCATAATTGGGGTAATGGGAGAATAAGATGTTGCCTTGGACCCGTAGCAGCAGACATGCTAACCAAAGAAACGTTGTTAAAGGTGAAGGAGGTTGCTGAGGAATTAAATCTTCCAATACACTTCCACCTAGCTCAAGGGGGGAGGGAAGAAATACAAATAAAATTGAAATACAATACGACAACAGTCAAGTACCTTGAATCCATAGGATTCTTATCTGAGAAGGTTATGGGAGTACACTGCCATGGAGCCAGCGATGAAGAATTAAAGATAATGGTGAGTAGGAGGGTTAAAATGGTGAGTTGCCCAACAGCCATAGCATTAATAGATGGATTGATATCACCACTAAATCAATACATACAACTTGGTGGGATGGCATGTATAGGGAGTGATCAAGCCAATGGGAATAATAGTGTAAACATGTTCAATGAAATGAGGATGGCTGCAATACTAAATAAAGTTAAACACAAAGACCCAACAGTTCTACCAGCATGGAAAATCCTCAGATTAGCCACAATTGAGGGGGCTCAATGCATAGGATTTGGAGATTTGGTAGGCTCATTGGAGGAGGGGAAGAGGGCTGACATAATAATATTGAATTTAAAGAAGCCAAACCTAACACCAGTAATAGATAGACCGATAAGAAACATAACCTTCAACCTCGTGCACAGTGCCAATGGAAGTGAAGTTGAAACAGTAATAATTGATGGTAAAGTAGTCGTGGAGAATGGCGTTTACAAGGTTATGAGTGAAGAGGGTATAATTGAAGATGCACAGAAAGCTTCAAATAAACTCATGGATATGGCAGCTGAAGACTATGTGAATTCAAACCCACTTATAATGAAGTACGCTAGGGAAAACCTCATATGA
- a CDS encoding DUF2207 domain-containing protein codes for MSIVVEVYPDGTFMVYENITVRYVHGTFSSFGRLIPLSDVDYVDFLSAKAYGVNLTGVRAFYNLQRVILTIYHRDVTVVYHSVVNPPREVTFMFNYRVYGGLKLIDSLQNSINWDPVGRDFEVAINSVSIILKIPGNISSSTLFKVDPTPQNIFYSDNYTTILFNYSNVPAYTGCRISVAFPKMYEPKPDSFRIIKDYPLEITLIVILFSTFGTFMFWYFKRRRFMAHFEEYALPSMVVQPSNLSPIEVSYLLNRELDYEAALSEILELARKGVLNIEYDEVKRNAFFSSTSSTEDALRNLRRYDLNVFDGDILRLALSYKNAKSFLSFFDDIQRDVEFKVESRLVERGYLKSRFKVKRILLLSIPVGLSIALIIASILMFSSPPLNPQLFSLFKALYVIVAGFGVGFLSMGLISFFMYVPYTAEGFEACDFWRNHLNYMALIKGDESGRILEKTATPQLFESYIPHLMFFDLNFIDEWLKRWIRYLPKDYSPSWFHVKGFEGKLDFQSFISAFKSYVESMFNVIEGLREALPYTWRFRRIFSR; via the coding sequence ATGTCCATTGTTGTTGAGGTTTATCCTGATGGTACATTCATGGTTTACGAGAATATTACTGTGAGATATGTTCATGGCACATTTTCCTCTTTTGGTAGGTTGATTCCACTTAGTGATGTGGATTATGTTGATTTTCTATCCGCTAAGGCTTATGGTGTAAATTTGACTGGTGTTAGGGCATTTTATAATTTGCAACGAGTTATTCTAACGATTTATCATCGTGATGTTACAGTTGTCTATCATAGTGTGGTTAATCCACCTCGAGAAGTTACTTTTATGTTTAATTATAGGGTTTATGGTGGATTGAAGCTCATTGATTCATTGCAGAATTCAATTAACTGGGATCCTGTGGGTAGGGACTTCGAGGTTGCAATAAATTCAGTGAGCATCATACTTAAAATTCCTGGGAACATATCCAGTAGCACTCTATTTAAGGTGGATCCAACCCCTCAAAACATATTCTACTCAGACAACTACACCACTATACTTTTTAATTATAGCAATGTTCCAGCCTATACTGGTTGTAGAATTTCCGTGGCTTTCCCAAAGATGTATGAGCCTAAACCAGACAGTTTCCGTATAATTAAGGATTATCCGCTGGAAATAACGTTAATCGTGATACTATTCTCAACCTTTGGAACTTTTATGTTTTGGTATTTTAAGAGGAGGAGGTTTATGGCGCATTTTGAAGAGTATGCTTTACCATCAATGGTCGTTCAACCCTCAAATTTGTCTCCAATTGAGGTTTCATATTTGTTGAATAGGGAGTTGGATTATGAGGCTGCTTTAAGTGAGATTCTTGAATTGGCTAGGAAGGGTGTTTTGAATATAGAGTATGATGAGGTGAAGAGGAATGCATTTTTCTCTTCCACTTCATCAACGGAGGATGCTTTGAGGAATCTGAGGAGGTATGATTTAAACGTTTTTGATGGGGATATTCTACGTTTAGCTTTGTCTTATAAGAATGCAAAATCCTTCCTCTCCTTCTTTGATGATATTCAGAGGGATGTGGAGTTTAAAGTTGAATCTAGGCTTGTTGAGAGGGGGTACCTTAAGAGTAGGTTTAAGGTTAAGAGGATACTTCTACTATCAATACCTGTAGGGCTTTCCATAGCCCTTATAATTGCCAGCATTTTGATGTTTTCTTCCCCACCTCTAAATCCACAATTATTTAGCCTCTTTAAAGCTCTCTACGTTATAGTTGCTGGGTTCGGTGTAGGCTTCTTATCGATGGGTTTAATTTCCTTCTTCATGTATGTGCCATATACTGCTGAGGGTTTTGAGGCTTGTGATTTTTGGAGGAATCATTTGAATTACATGGCTCTAATTAAGGGTGATGAGTCTGGAAGAATTCTGGAGAAGACTGCCACACCACAATTATTTGAATCTTACATCCCACATCTAATGTTCTTCGACCTTAACTTCATAGATGAATGGTTGAAGCGTTGGATACGATACTTGCCTAAAGATTATTCTCCATCATGGTTTCACGTTAAGGGGTTTGAGGGTAAATTGGATTTCCAAAGTTTCATTTCAGCTTTCAAATCTTATGTTGAGAGCATGTTTAATGTTATTGAGGGGTTGCGGGAGGCTTTACCATACACGTGGCGTTTTAGACGTATTTTTAGTCGATGA
- a CDS encoding DUF2207 domain-containing protein: MNSISVKIRFLIPFILFVYVALLFQPVSSQLQSKVYEVPSISVDIEVCGDGTLLVSENITIRYVYGSFTFFERWIPLGGLDYIELLSVDANGVDVTSVRTSYTLSRMTLTIYYRDVLGPREATFMLRYRVYGGLISPNSLQNSVDWNAVGSDWEVPIGLVNVVVRIPGNVVGSNLFSVSPNPVEVSYSNGYTSVLFTYRNLPASTGYRVVVLFPKIYEPKADSLSILKNYPAESALTIVMLSTLVMLVFWFFRGRMPKTDFEVGSTSLLAQPLNLSPMEVSYLLNRGLSYEAALSEILELARRGFIDIEYDGEKKNTYFKPSSRTDDVLGNFERYGLKHFEVEILRLAVSSGDVKKFIALFDDVRRDIESKVEAELTRMGYFKSGFKRKRMLTIYICGAAFIATLIIGFHVFNSPPPNPWLFSLYKALYPLTIGFGLSFTPVGIIYSQFTPYTVDGAKAYRYWKEYLNSVVNVKENEIEKIVKEAGEPKLVESYLPYVLLYNPFYVTTWLNRWSIPVTRFYRYSPSWLHVKGYESIQLDFPSFVSALNSSIESMLGVIQSRVSTATGGGPFIGGGFGGRGGLGGGGGRVG, encoded by the coding sequence ATACCCTTTATATTATTTGTCTATGTGGCTTTGCTTTTCCAGCCAGTTTCATCGCAACTTCAATCGAAGGTTTATGAGGTTCCATCGATATCTGTGGATATTGAGGTTTGTGGTGATGGCACTTTATTGGTTTCTGAGAATATTACTATAAGGTATGTTTATGGATCATTCACTTTCTTTGAGAGGTGGATTCCGCTTGGGGGATTAGATTACATTGAATTGTTGTCTGTTGATGCTAACGGTGTTGATGTAACCAGTGTTAGAACGTCTTATACCCTTAGTAGAATGACTTTGACAATCTATTATCGTGATGTTTTAGGCCCCCGTGAAGCTACCTTCATGTTGAGGTATAGGGTTTATGGTGGATTGATTTCCCCAAATTCTTTGCAGAATTCTGTGGATTGGAATGCTGTTGGTAGTGATTGGGAGGTTCCAATAGGTTTGGTAAATGTTGTGGTAAGGATTCCAGGTAACGTTGTGGGTAGCAACTTGTTTAGTGTTAGCCCAAATCCTGTGGAAGTTTCTTACTCCAATGGATATACGAGTGTATTGTTCACGTATCGGAATCTCCCAGCAAGTACTGGTTATAGGGTTGTGGTGTTATTCCCAAAGATCTATGAGCCTAAAGCGGATAGTCTAAGTATATTAAAGAATTATCCTGCAGAGTCAGCTTTAACCATTGTAATGCTTTCCACATTGGTTATGCTTGTATTTTGGTTCTTTAGGGGCAGGATGCCTAAAACCGATTTTGAAGTCGGTTCAACATCTCTATTGGCTCAGCCATTAAACCTCTCCCCCATGGAAGTTTCATACCTACTGAATAGGGGATTAAGCTATGAAGCTGCTTTAAGTGAGATTCTTGAATTGGCTAGGAGAGGGTTCATTGACATAGAATATGATGGGGAGAAGAAGAATACATACTTCAAACCTTCCAGTAGAACTGATGATGTATTGGGGAACTTTGAGAGGTATGGTTTGAAACACTTTGAAGTTGAGATTCTACGTTTAGCTGTCTCTTCTGGGGATGTGAAGAAGTTTATCGCCCTATTTGATGATGTTAGGAGGGATATTGAGAGTAAGGTTGAAGCTGAACTTACACGTATGGGCTACTTTAAGAGTGGCTTTAAGCGTAAGAGGATGTTAACGATATACATTTGTGGTGCAGCTTTTATTGCAACACTCATTATTGGCTTCCATGTCTTCAATTCTCCACCTCCAAATCCATGGCTGTTCAGCTTATATAAGGCCCTATACCCATTAACTATTGGTTTTGGATTAAGTTTCACACCAGTGGGCATAATATACTCACAATTTACACCATACACGGTTGATGGTGCTAAAGCATATAGGTATTGGAAGGAGTATTTGAATAGCGTAGTAAATGTTAAGGAGAATGAGATTGAGAAGATTGTTAAGGAGGCCGGTGAACCCAAATTAGTTGAATCCTATCTTCCATATGTACTCCTATACAACCCATTCTACGTAACTACATGGCTGAATCGTTGGTCAATACCTGTTACGAGGTTTTATCGGTATTCTCCATCATGGCTCCATGTTAAAGGATATGAGAGTATTCAACTGGATTTCCCATCATTTGTTTCAGCTTTAAATTCATCTATTGAAAGTATGCTTGGCGTCATTCAGAGTAGAGTATCGACGGCCACTGGTGGTGGACCATTCATTGGAGGTGGGTTTGGCGGTAGAGGGGGGCTTGGCGGTGGGGGAGGTAGGGTTGGGTAG